TATATCTATGCCACAAACAGCCGCGGGTAATAGCCCCACCGGAGAAAGCTCTGAGTAACGGCCCCCCACTCCGGCAGGTATGATAAAGGCGCTAAACCCCTCCTCCTGGGCCAGCTTAATTAGGTTGCCCTTAACCGCATCGGTGGTAGCAATAATATGTTTGGCGTAGTCAGCACCAATTCTCTGCCGCAGCAAATCATAAACAATCATAAATTGAGCCATGGTTTCGGCAGTACTGCCAGATTTACTAATAACATTAAACACCGTTTGGGCCGGGTCAATAATATCAAATAGGGCTGCCACTCGTTCGGGATCTACATTATCCAGGACATAAAACCTGGGGCCCCCTCTTTTTTCCCCTGGCAGCTCGTTATAATGCAAGTGATTAAGGGCTGTTTGCACCGCCAGCGGTCCTAAAGCAGAACCGCCAATCCCTAATACCACAAAAGCCTCCGCCCAGCTGCGAATCTCCTCTGCCTTCTGGAGGATTTCCTCTACCACTGTTGCTTGATTAAAGGGTAGTTGCCGCCAAGCCATGCCACCGGCATTACTTTTCTCCACCATACTCCCATGGGCAGCTTGTATTTTCCCTGCCAACGCTTCAATATGCTCCCTGGTAAAACCCTCCTCCTGGCCAACAAACTCTGTCATCATATGATTAAAATCCACCCGTAGCTTCATTTGTTCTTGCCATGGTAACTGTTCATACCTCATTAAAACACCCTCCTTTTTAGCTTATAAAAAGTTTCCATATTATTCCCCAATTTACCTGCTACCATGTTTATGTGTTGCTTTCTGAGAATACAAAAAACAGCAAGTTATGATAGAATGTACTTAAAATAAAACTTAATTACAGTTGAGGTGTAAAATTTGGCAAAAAGCACGACAGCTTATTCAATTGAGCAAATATACGACATTCTAGATTCGCTGGCCTCGGAAGTGGTAGAGTTGGTCGCCTCAGAAACAGGTGAAAATGTCCATATCATGGGGCAGGGTGGTAGGATTATAGCCACTACTCAGCCTGAACGGCTTGGCACCATTCATGAAGGAGCCAAAAAACTACTGGCTGGGGAAATTGACGAAGCCTTCATTACCGAGGAAGATTGCCAAAAGCTCACCGGTGTACGTCCGGGCTATACAGCCCCTATTTTATTTGATGGCAAACGCATTGCCGGGCTGGGTATCTCCGGTGACCCCAGACGCACCAAACCCATGGCCCGCATTGGTATACGAGTGGTGGAATCATTAATTATCAGAGAGTTATCTAACATTGCCGTGCGGCAAACGGTCCAAGAGGTTCATCAACGTATTGAAGAGGCAACTTCATCCATCCAAGAAGTGGCAGCCTCTGCCCAGCACCTGGTGGCCGGCAGCAATAACATGGCCAAAATTTCGGAACAGGCTACCACTAAGGTTGCCCAAGTGAATGCTATTCTCGAGGCCATAGAGGAAATCTCTACCCACAGTAATTTGCTCGGCTTAAATGCTGCCATTGAAGCCGCCAGGGCCGGTGAATATGGCCGGGGCTTTGGGGTGGTGGCAGCCGAAATTCGTAAGATGGCCCTCTCCAGTGCTAAATCAGTGGGTGACACCACAAAAATTGTTGAGGAAATTCAAAGCATCTTTCACCAGATTTCCTCCGCCGTGATGCAAAACGCGGCAATTACCGAAAGCCAAACGGCAGCCTTGGAGGAGTTATCTGTTCAACTAACTGAGATTACCTTACAAATGGACAAACTGTCTAATAGCTTTCAAAAATAGAGAATATGCCAAAAACCGCAGGGTTATGCGCCCTGCGGCTTTTTTATTATATCAGACTACAAAATGTGCCCTACCTTATGGGGGCGCATTTTTTACTTGCCAGTTTTTTACAAGCCACGGGTTTCTTTTATTTTTAGATAAAAGAATTTGTTGTAGGCTCACAATATTATGTTGTTTGTCGGCCAGGCGATATTTTCGGTAGGATTGTAATAGAAATAACTTTCTCAACTGTATCCCCAACAGATACAAACAAAAAATTACAAAGGAGAGGTTATAATGACGGCAAAGTTTAAAGAATTTCCCCACATTATCACCAAGCAGCATCAAGCTGAGGAGGCTTTTTTGGCAGAATACCGTGCCAAGGAACATTCCTTTGCCAACCCCTATGTTAAATTAAATCCCTATCTCATTGCCCCATTGACAGCTCTCATCATGTTTACAACCCCGGAACCAGCCAAGGTAACCGTTACCGTTAAGGGTAAGGAAAGTGCCGGGGATATTAGCTTCCAGTTTGCCGCAGCCACCGAGCACATGATTCCTGTTTATGGCCTTTATGCCGACTATGACAATACTGTGGAACTCACCCTGGGTAGTGGTGAAAAAACAGTGGTCAAGATCAAAACCGAGCCAACTCCCGAAACAGTTAAATTACCCACTAAAATAGAGACCTCTGCTGAATATTTTCAAGATAATATCATGTTTGTTAGCCCAGCCACCCCGGCTGCAGTGGCTGGCTATGACTATCAAGGGGAAGTTCGTTGGTATACCACCCTTAACCTGTCCTGGGATATTAAAAGGGTACGTAATGGACGTTTATTAATTGCCACCGAACGTTTAGCTGCTCCTCCTTACCATACCTCCGGTATTTATGAGATGGGTATGATTGGTAAAATCTATAAAGAGTTTCGTTTGCCCGGTGGTACCCACCACGACTACATTGAGTTAGAGGATGGTAATTTAATTATCTTAACTAACGATTTGTCCCGGGGTACTGTGGAAGATATGTGTGTATTGGTGGATCGCAATACAGGCGAAGTTTTGAAAGTTTGGGATTACCAAAAAGTGCTACCTCAAGATGTGGGTGGCTCTGGTAGCCAGGATAGCCACGACTGGTTCCATAACAATGCTGTGTGGTATGACAAGAAGACTAACTCCCTCACCCTATCTGGCCGTCACCAGGATGTAATCATTAACATTGATTATGAGACCGGTGACTTAAACTGGGTAATCGGTGACCCCGAGGGCTGGCCCCAGGAAATGGTAGATAAGTACTTCTTTAAGCCAGTGGGTGAAGGTGATTTTGACTGGCCATATGAACAGCACGCTTGCATTATCTTACCCAACGGAGATGTGATGGCCTTCGATAACGGTCACTGGCGAGCCAAGGTTAAAGAAAAATACGTTCCTGCCAAGGATAACTTCTCCCGTGGAGTAAGATATCGTATCGACACTGACAAAATGGAAATTGAGCAAGTTTGGCAGTATGGCAAGGAAAGAGGGGCAGAATTTTTCTCCACCTATATTTCCAATGTGGAGTACTATGGTGAAGGCCATTACCTGGTACATTCCGGCGGTATTGGTACCAAGTATGGAGAGCCTATGGATTTACCTCCGTCTATGTTTATGGGCGAGGATGCCGAAGGTATTGAAATGAATTCCATTACCGTAGAAATTCAAGATGATGTAGTTAAATACGAAATGCATTTGCCCGCCAACTTCTATCGTGCCGAAAAATTAAAGCTATACAGCGCTGAGGATATCTTAACCCTGGGCAAGGGTGAGCTATTGGGTTCCTTTGGGGTGACTGAAGAATTCTTGACTATCCCCCCTGCCACAGAAGCCGGTCTGGTACCCGAGAGCTATAACGTCAAGATTGGTTTAGAAGAAGACCGCATTATCCTTAAGGCAAGCTTTGAAAAGGGACAAATGGTGTTGCTGCAATTAGAGGGTGAAAGCACTCACAGTTACTTTATACCTACAACCAAGCGCCCCTACATGGCCATGTGTGTAGGAACCTTCCTGGAAAGTGATGATAGAGCAGTTGAGTTCCCCATCAGCCGAGAAGGCTTAGCTGGTGAATTTAAAGTGTCCCTCATTATTGATGAAAACAAGTATGATACCGGAGTGAATTTGCTACTTTAGGCTTTTGTTATTTAGTAATTACCCGATTTAATCATAGAGGCACTGAGACAGTGACTTAGTGCCTCTATAGGTACTTTATAATCAACTTCACACACAATTGCTTGTGCTTTTTTTGTCAGCGGTTTAGGCTTCATCACCTTTTTCTTGGGTCTTAAATATCTCAAGGAATCTCCTCGCTGGCTAGTTGCCAAAGGACGGGTTGCAGAAGCTGAACAAGTGATCAAGGATTTGACCGGTGAAGATATCGACCTGAGTGATGCCGCTAAAAATGTTCCCCCGAAAGTCAACGCCTGGGAGCAATTCATCGGCATGTTCTCCGGCAAATATCTTAAACGTACCTCAATTCTACTGCTCTTCGGTATTCCGGCTGTAATCGGCTCTTTCGTTTTGAGTGTTTGGATTCCGACCTTAGCCGGCATGAGAGGATTTTCCATGGAACAGAGCTTAAACATCGGTGTTGCCTTTATGGCAGGAGCTCCCGTGGGTATGTACCTATTCTCCTTCTTCTCAGATAAAGGCGGTCGTAAAATCCCCTTAGCCATCGCCATTTTGCTGACAGCGGTTACAGCTTTGGTATATGCCTTTATCGGCAATAACTACATCTTAACTTTAGTCGTAGCCTTCTTCTTAAACGCCTTTGTTATGGGTTATGGTTTCATTCATATGGCCTATGTGCCAGAGCACTATCCCACAAAAATGCGCAATACCGCAGTTGGTACCATCAATGCCGTTCAACGTCTGGGAGTTTCCTTCTCCCAACCATTTATTCCTGTAGTGGTGGCCGCTTATGGTGTTAATGGGCTATTCCTCGGTGTATTTGCCATCTTTGCCTTTGCCGCCACTGTGGTATTTTTACTCGGTCAACGTACCGGCGGTATTCCCTTAGAACAAATCGAATAAGCAAGGTACACTATAGCGTGCTGACACCCACGGCTCTTTTTAAAGAACCGTGGGTGTCTTTTTTGCCTACGTCTTTTTTGCCTACGTCATTTTGGGCCGCAGTGGCATAATTTACAAAAATATGGAACACATTAAGTAAGTTTAACATAATGTGGTAAGTACAAAGGGCCCTTTTAAAATATTGTTTGGAGGTATGCTCCATGTTTAGAGATGATAAAAAAGTTGCACAAGCCACAGCTCAGGCAGCCCCCATGATGGGTCCCCTGGGCGGCCTGGGTGGTATGCCTTATGCCGGCCATCCTGGCATTTCTCCCTACCAACCACTACCTGGTATGCAACCCCAAGGATTTCCGGAGTCCTCTTGCCCGGGCATGGAATTAGCAAGGGCGTATATCTGCATTCAGCGCTTTGGCCCGGTTTATGATTTTGCCAAAGCCTTGGAAGTGGGAACTCTCTTCCCCGAATTATTCCGCCCCTATCGTCCTAACAAATAATTTTGGAGGTGAACCCTGTGGAAGCTACTGGCGTAGATACCCGACACATGACACAACTACTCTTAAAAATTCAACAGCTGGAATTTGCCGCTTGTGAATTAAACCTTTTCTTGGATACTCACCCGGAAGATCAGCAAGCTCTGGCTATGTTTAATAAAGTACACCAGGAACTAATGCAATGTGTCCGTAATTATGAACAATTATATGGTCCTCTGCTTAATTTTGGTTTTTCCCCTGCCTTGCAAAATACCTGGAAATGGGCCGAACTACCCTGGCCCTGGGAAATCAAATATTAAAGGAAAGGATTTGTTCCTATGTGGATATATGAAAAGAAATTGCAAATTCCCGTACGGGTCTCCGGACCCAACCCCCGTTTGGCTAAATTAGTTATTGCTCAATACGGCGGCCCGGAAGGTGAACTATCCGCCGCCCTACGTTATTTAAATATGCGTTATAGTATGCCAACATCCCGCGCTAAAGGGCTGTTGACCAGTTGATATGGGGAAAACGAAATGATAGTCACAGCCCTTTCCTAACACGTTAGGCTACATTAGCTTTTGAGACGGATGAAAGTTGAAAAAGTTGCTTTCCATAAGAAAAAACTCCAGGTCTTAAGGGACCGGGAGTTTTATACATAAAGTGCATGGTTTTGACACTGTACTGCAATTTAAACCTTAAAGATTTTTCTCTTTAAGCATTCCTGCATAATCAGCCCCGCCAGGAAACCAATACCCATGTTCCAAATGGCGAATCCAGCAGTAACCAGCAGGGTATAGTAGTCGCTTTTTTCTTTGCCCACATCCCTGGCGGAAACGGCCAGTTCCAGACCGGCAAAGAATAAGATTACGCCAAGTACACTGGTGGGGAATATCTTAAAGATCAAGAGAACTGAGCTGCTAAAACAAAGGGCAATTACTAATAATATACAACCTAAGATCACAGTGGCACCGCCGGTACGGGCACCAAAACGGACATGCCCTGCCATTCCCCCTGCCCCGTGGCACATGGGAATGCCCCCGAAGATGGGCGAGATTAAATTAAGAATACCCTGAGACATGGCAATTTTCTTCTCGGTAACCGGGCGTTCCGGAAACAATCGGTTATTCTCTGCCGTAACAGCGATAACCGCATTACCTAAGGTTAAGGGAATTTGGGGAATGGCCAGAATAAGTGACCCTTTAACAAAGTCAGTCCAGGTTAATTCCCCTAAAGCAAATTGGGGCAGGCGAAAATCAAATTTGATACCAGCCAGTTCTTGTATTAAGCCCGGGTTCTTCACCAGGGCAACAATAACACCAAAGATAAGTAAGGCAAACATAGCCGGTATTCGCTTATTAGTTAGCAGCATAAAGGTAATAACTATAGCAATGGCTGCCACTAAAAAATCCGTTTTCATCATACGGGTACCTTCCATAATAAAGGAAAGACCCAGGCCCAGCACAATGCCCCGAATAACTGGCTTTGTGGTTATCTTAGAGATCCAGTTGAGGGCACCGGTCGCACCTATGATTAACCAAAACAGCCCGGTAAAAATACCCGATCCCCAGACCATACCTGGGGTTATCACTGCTGCTTGGGTAATGGCAGCACCCCCAATTGCTTTCATCGGTTGAATGGGAATTGGCGTTTTGTAATAGGAACCGGCTATTATCAAAAGAATACCAAACATAAACAGGACACCCAATGGGTCCATCTTCATAA
This region of Desulforamulus ferrireducens genomic DNA includes:
- a CDS encoding MFS transporter; the encoded protein is MGLKYLKESPRWLVAKGRVAEAEQVIKDLTGEDIDLSDAAKNVPPKVNAWEQFIGMFSGKYLKRTSILLLFGIPAVIGSFVLSVWIPTLAGMRGFSMEQSLNIGVAFMAGAPVGMYLFSFFSDKGGRKIPLAIAILLTAVTALVYAFIGNNYILTLVVAFFLNAFVMGYGFIHMAYVPEHYPTKMRNTAVGTINAVQRLGVSFSQPFIPVVVAAYGVNGLFLGVFAIFAFAATVVFLLGQRTGGIPLEQIE
- a CDS encoding spore coat associated protein CotJA, with the protein product MFRDDKKVAQATAQAAPMMGPLGGLGGMPYAGHPGISPYQPLPGMQPQGFPESSCPGMELARAYICIQRFGPVYDFAKALEVGTLFPELFRPYRPNK
- a CDS encoding glucose-6-phosphate isomerase translates to MRYEQLPWQEQMKLRVDFNHMMTEFVGQEEGFTREHIEALAGKIQAAHGSMVEKSNAGGMAWRQLPFNQATVVEEILQKAEEIRSWAEAFVVLGIGGSALGPLAVQTALNHLHYNELPGEKRGGPRFYVLDNVDPERVAALFDIIDPAQTVFNVISKSGSTAETMAQFMIVYDLLRQRIGADYAKHIIATTDAVKGNLIKLAQEEGFSAFIIPAGVGGRYSELSPVGLLPAAVCGIDIKELLAGAAYMERLCQQADVFRNPAYMLGVLQYLAMRRGKNISVMMPYAEGLKYFADWYAQLWAESLGKRTNNQGEEIFAGQTPVKALGTTDQHSQVQLYVEGPFDKVVTFLGVENYRQEVTIPRVCQDLPGIAFLGGHTLGELIKAEQFATEYALMKAQRLNFTITLPEINPFTVGQLIQLLEIQTAFVGELLDINAFDQPGVEEGKNATYALLGRPGYEAKKQELAARPEKKPEYLL
- a CDS encoding sugar diacid recognition domain-containing protein → MAKSTTAYSIEQIYDILDSLASEVVELVASETGENVHIMGQGGRIIATTQPERLGTIHEGAKKLLAGEIDEAFITEEDCQKLTGVRPGYTAPILFDGKRIAGLGISGDPRRTKPMARIGIRVVESLIIRELSNIAVRQTVQEVHQRIEEATSSIQEVAASAQHLVAGSNNMAKISEQATTKVAQVNAILEAIEEISTHSNLLGLNAAIEAARAGEYGRGFGVVAAEIRKMALSSAKSVGDTTKIVEEIQSIFHQISSAVMQNAAITESQTAALEELSVQLTEITLQMDKLSNSFQK
- a CDS encoding spore coat protein CotJB, which encodes MTQLLLKIQQLEFAACELNLFLDTHPEDQQALAMFNKVHQELMQCVRNYEQLYGPLLNFGFSPALQNTWKWAELPWPWEIKY
- a CDS encoding aryl-sulfate sulfotransferase codes for the protein MTAKFKEFPHIITKQHQAEEAFLAEYRAKEHSFANPYVKLNPYLIAPLTALIMFTTPEPAKVTVTVKGKESAGDISFQFAAATEHMIPVYGLYADYDNTVELTLGSGEKTVVKIKTEPTPETVKLPTKIETSAEYFQDNIMFVSPATPAAVAGYDYQGEVRWYTTLNLSWDIKRVRNGRLLIATERLAAPPYHTSGIYEMGMIGKIYKEFRLPGGTHHDYIELEDGNLIILTNDLSRGTVEDMCVLVDRNTGEVLKVWDYQKVLPQDVGGSGSQDSHDWFHNNAVWYDKKTNSLTLSGRHQDVIINIDYETGDLNWVIGDPEGWPQEMVDKYFFKPVGEGDFDWPYEQHACIILPNGDVMAFDNGHWRAKVKEKYVPAKDNFSRGVRYRIDTDKMEIEQVWQYGKERGAEFFSTYISNVEYYGEGHYLVHSGGIGTKYGEPMDLPPSMFMGEDAEGIEMNSITVEIQDDVVKYEMHLPANFYRAEKLKLYSAEDILTLGKGELLGSFGVTEEFLTIPPATEAGLVPESYNVKIGLEEDRIILKASFEKGQMVLLQLEGESTHSYFIPTTKRPYMAMCVGTFLESDDRAVEFPISREGLAGEFKVSLIIDENKYDTGVNLLL
- a CDS encoding putative sulfate/molybdate transporter, giving the protein MSQPPGTATQTKPLKNRYDKTEWAGAFGDLGTLIPFIVGYITVMKMDPLGVLFMFGILLIIAGSYYKTPIPIQPMKAIGGAAITQAAVITPGMVWGSGIFTGLFWLIIGATGALNWISKITTKPVIRGIVLGLGLSFIMEGTRMMKTDFLVAAIAIVITFMLLTNKRIPAMFALLIFGVIVALVKNPGLIQELAGIKFDFRLPQFALGELTWTDFVKGSLILAIPQIPLTLGNAVIAVTAENNRLFPERPVTEKKIAMSQGILNLISPIFGGIPMCHGAGGMAGHVRFGARTGGATVILGCILLVIALCFSSSVLLIFKIFPTSVLGVILFFAGLELAVSARDVGKEKSDYYTLLVTAGFAIWNMGIGFLAGLIMQECLKRKIFKV